The following coding sequences lie in one Anguilla rostrata isolate EN2019 chromosome 8, ASM1855537v3, whole genome shotgun sequence genomic window:
- the LOC135260972 gene encoding vesicle-associated membrane protein-associated protein A-like, which yields MSKLEQILILDPPSDLKFKGPFTDVVTTNLKLKNPSERPVCFKVKTTAPRRYCVRPNSGLIEPGATVIISVMLQPFEYDPNEKSKHKFMVQSIFAPSGATDNEAVWKDAKPDDLMDSKLRCVFEVPNENDKPGDAVTESSKAGPVLNAAKGDGPAATPKPGAQSLDDSEMQRLQAEAERLAEENRQLKDDCLRMRRTQRSENVVSNTGVPMGVGNSSASLPSLLVVIAAIFIGFFLGKFIL from the exons ATGTCCAAATTGGAGCAGATACTCATTCTTGATCCACCAAGCGACCTCAAATTTAAAG GCCCCTTCACGGACGTCGTCACCACAAACCTGAAGCTGAAGAACCCCTCGGAAAGACCGGTATGTTTCAAAGTGAAGACGACGGCCCCGCGCAGGTACTGCGTGCGGCCCAACAGTGGCCTCATCGAACCCGGAGCCACCGTCATCATTTCCG TGATGCTACAGCCGTTCGAATACGATCCCAAtgagaaaagcaaacacaaattTATGGTTCAATCCATTTTTGCACCTTCTGGTGCTACAGACAACGAAGCAGTG TGGAAAGATGCTAAACCTGACGACCTCATGGATTCCAAGCTGCGATGTGTCTTCGAGGTGCCCAACGAAAACGATAAACCG GGCGACGCGGTGACCGAGTCCAGCAAAGCCGGCCCCGTTCTCAACGCGGCCAAAGGGGACGGCCCGGCGGCCACGCCCAAACCCGGCGCCCAGTCTCTGGACGACAGCGAGATGCAGAGGCTCCAGGCCGAGGCTGAGCGGCTGGCCGAAGAGAACCGGCAACTCAAG GACGACTGTTTGCGGATGAGGAGGACCCAGCGGTCGGAGAACGTGGTCTCAAACACAGGCGTCCCCATGGGCGTGGGAAACAGCTCCGCGTCCCTCCCTTCCCTGCTTGTCGTCATCGCCGCCATTTTCATCGGATTCTTCCTAGGGAAGTTCATCTTGTAG
- the LOC135260973 gene encoding ras-related protein Rab-31-like, which produces MAIRELKVCLLGDTGVGKSSIVCRFVQDHFDHNISPTIGASFLTKTVPCGNELHKFLIWDTAGQERFHSLAPMYYRGSAAAVIVYDITKLDSFQTLKKWVKELKDHGPEDIVVAIAGNKNDLGDIREVPMKEAKEFAESIAAIFIETSAKNAVNVEELFQKISRQIPPLDPQDVDAPETFKLTRQPPPSSRRCC; this is translated from the exons ATGGCTATAAGGGAATTGAAAGTCTGTCTTCTTGGG GATACGGGAGTGGGGAAGTCCAGTATTGTGTGTCGTTTTGTACAGGACCATTTCGACCACAACATAAGCCCAACAATAGG TGCATCATTTTTGACAAAGACCGTCCCCTGTGGAAATGAACTACACAAATTCTTGATTTGGGACACAGCGGGACAAGAACGG tttcattcattGGCCCCGATGTACTACCGGGGATCGGCTGCCGCTGTCATTGTttatgacatcaccaaactg GACTCTTTCCAGACCCTCAAGAAATGGGTGAAGGAACTAAAAGACCATGGCCCTGAGGACATTGTGGTGGCCATAGCAGGGAACAAGAATGACCTGGGGGACATCAG GGAAGTTCCAATGAAGGAAGCCAAGGAATTTGCGGAGTCtattgcagccattttcatcGAAACCAGTGCAAAGAATGCAGTCAATGTGGAGGAACTCTTTCAGAAAATCA GTCGGCAGATTCCGCCTTTGGATCCCCAGGACGTGGACGCACCAGAGACCTTCAAACTGACCCGACAGCCGCCTCCCTCCAGTAGGAGGTGCTGCTAG